A single region of the Bos mutus isolate GX-2022 chromosome 17, NWIPB_WYAK_1.1, whole genome shotgun sequence genome encodes:
- the PCDH10 gene encoding protocadherin-10 isoform X2 — translation MIVLLFFALLWMVEGVFSQLHYTVQEEQEHGTFVGNIAEDLGLDITKLSARGFQTAPNSRTPYLDLNLETGVLYVNEKIDREQICKQSPSCVLHLEVFLENPLELFRVEIEVLDINDNPPSFPEPDLTVEISESATPGTRFPLESAFDPDVGTNSLRDYEITPNSYFSLDVQTQGDGNRFAELVLEKPLDREQQAVHRYVLTAVDGGGGGGGEGGGGGGGGGGLLPQQQRTGTALLTIRVLDSNDNVPAFDQPVYTVSLPENSPPGTLVIQLNATDPDEGQNGEVVYSFSSHISPRARELFGLSPRTGRLEVSGELDYEESPVYQVYVQAKDLGPNAVPAHCKVIVRVLDANDNAPEISFSTVKEAVSEGAAPGTVVALFSVTDRDSEENGQVQCELLGDVPFRLKSSFKNYYTIVTEAPLDREAGDSYTLTVVARDRGEPALSTSKSIQVQVSDVNDNAPRFSQPVYDVYVTENNVPGAYIYAVSATDRDEGANAQLAYSILECQIQGMSVFTYVSINSENGYLYALRSFDYEQLKDFSFQVEARDAGSPQALAGNATVNILIVDQNDNAPAIVAPLPGRNGTPAREVLPRSAEPGYLLTRVAAVDADDGENARLTYSIVRGNEMNLFRMDWRTGELRTARRVPAKRDPQRPYELVIEVRDHGQPPLSSTATLVVQLVDGAVEPQGGGGGGGGGSGEHQRPSRSGGGETSLDLTLILIIALGSVSFIFLLAMIVLAVRCQKEKKLNIYTCLASDCCLCCCCGSGGSTCCGRQARARKKKLSKSDIMLVQSSNVPSNPAQVPVEESGGFGSHHHNQNYCYQVCLTPESAKTDLMFLKPCSPSRSTDTEHNPCGAIVTGYTDQQPDIISNGSILSNETKHQRAELSYLVDRPRRVNSSAFQEADIVSSKDSGHGDSEQGDSDHDATNRGQSAGMDLFSNCTEECKALGHSDRCWMPSFVPSDGRQAADYRSNLHVPGMDSVPDTEVFETPEAQPGAERSFSTFGKEKALHSTLERKELDGLLSNTRAPYKPPYLTRKRIC, via the exons ATGATTGTGCTATTATTCTTTGCCTTGCTCTGGATGGTGGAAGGAGTCTTTTCCCAGCTTCACTACACGGTGCAGGAGGAGCAGGAACATGGCACTTTCGTGGGGAATATCGCTGAAGATCTGGGCTTGGACATTACAAAACTTTCGGCTCGCGGCTTTCAAACGGCTCCCAACTCTCGGACCCCTTACTTGGACCTCAACCTGGAGACCGGGGTGTTGTACGTGAATGAGAAGATTGACCGCGAGCAAATCTGCAAGCAGAGCCCCTCCTGCGTCCTGCACCTGGAGGTCttcctggagaaccccttggAGCTGTTCCGGGTGGAGATCGAGGTGCTGGACATCAACGACAATCCCCCCTCCTTCCCGGAGCCGGACCTGACCGTAGAGATCTCTGAGAGCGCCACGCCGGGCACCCGCTTCCCCTTGGAGAGCGCATTCGACCCAGATGTGGGTACCAACTCCTTGCGCGACTACGAGATCACCCCCAACAGCTACTTCTCCCTGGACGTGCAGACCCAGGGGGATGGCAACCGATTCGCCgagctggtgctggagaagcctctggaCCGAGAGCAGCAAGCGGTGCACCGCTACGTGCTGACCGCGGTGgacgggggaggagggggaggcggagaaggaggaggaggcggcggcgggggagggggcctgCTCCCCCAGCAGCAGCGCACCGGCACGGCCCTACTCACCATCCGAGTGCTGGACTCAAACGACAATGTGCCCGCCTTCGACCAACCCGTCTACACTGTGTCCCTACCAGAGAACTCGCCGCCTGGTACGCTCGTGATCCAGCTTAACGCCACAGACCCAGATGAGGGCCAGAATGGAGAGGTCGTGTACTCCTTCAGCAGCCACATTTCGCCCCGGGCACGCGAGCTCTTCGGACTCTCCCCTCGCACCGGGCGGTTGGAGGTGAGCGGCGAGCTGGACTACGAAGAGAGCCCGGTGTACCAAGTGTACGTTCAAGCCAAGGACCTGGGCCCCAACGCCGTGCCTGCGCACTGCAAGGTGATAGTGAGGGTGCTGGATGCTAACGACAACGCGCCGGAGATCAGCTTCAGCACCGTGAAGGAGGCGGTGAGCGAGGGCGCGGCGCCCGGCACGGTGGTGGCCTTGTTCAGTGTAACCGACCGCGACTCAGAGGAGAATGGGCAGGTGCAGTGCGAGCTGCTGGGGGATGTGCCGTTCCGCCTCAAGTCTTCCTTCAAGAACTACTATACCATCGTGACCGAGGCCCCTCTGGACCGAGAGGCGGGGGACTCCTACACCCTGACCGTGGTGGCTCGCGACCGGGGCGAGCCTGCACTCTCCACCAGTAAGTCCATCCAGGTGCAAGTGTCAGATGTGAACGACAACGCACCGCGCTTCAGCCAGCCGGTCTACGACGTGTATGTGACCGAAAACAACGTGCCAGGCGCCTACATCTACGCGGTGAGCGCCACAGACCGTGATGAGGGCGCCAACGCCCAGCTAGCCTACTCTATCCTGGAGTGCCAGATCCAGGGCATGAGCGTCTTCACTTACGTGTCCATCAACTCCGAGAACGGCTACCTGTATGCCCTGCGCTCCTTCGACTATGAACAGCTCAAGGACTTCAGCTTCCAAGTGGAAGCGCGGGACGCCGGTAGCCCCCAGGCACTGGCTGGCAACGCCACGGTCAACATCCTCATCGTGGATCAGAACGACAACGCTCCTGCTATCGTAGCCCCCCTTCCGGGGCGCAACGGGACTCCGGCGCGCGAGGTGCTGCCCCGCTCGGCTGAGCCCGGTTACCTGCTGACCCGCGTGGCCGCGGTGGACGCAGATGACGGCGAGAACGCCCGGCTCACCTACAGCATTGTGAGGGGTAACGAAATGAACCTCTTCCGCATGGATTGGCGCACCGGGGAGCTCCGTACAGCGCGCCGGGTGCCAGCCAAGCGCGACCCCCAGCGGCCTTACGAACTGGTGATCGAGGTGCGCGACCACGGGCaacctcccctgtcctccaccgcCACCTTGGTGGTGCAGCTGGTGGATGGCGCTGTCGAGCcccagggcgggggcgggggcgggggcggggggtcagGAGAGCACCAGCGCCCCAGCCGCTCCGGCGGCGGGGAGACGTCGCTGGACCTCACCCTTATCCTCATCATCGCGCTGGGCTCGGTATCCTTCATCTTCCTTCTGGCCATGATCGTGCTTGCCGTGCgttgccagaaagagaaaaagctgaATATTTACACGTGTCTGGCCAGCGactgctgcctctgctgctgctgtggcagCGGGGGGTCGACCTGCTGTGGCCGCCAAGCCCGGGCGCGCAAGAAGAAACTCAGCAAGTCGGACATCATGCTGGTTCAAAGCTCCAACGTACCCAGTAACCCGGCCCAGGTGCCGGTGGAGGAGTCCGGGGGCTTTGGCTCCCATCACCACAACCAGAATTACTGCTACCAGGTCTGCCTGACCCCCGAGTCCGCCAAAACCGACCTGATGTTCCTTAAGCCCTGCAGCCCATCGCGGAGTACGGACACTGAGCACAACCCCTGCGGGGCCATCGTCACCGGTTACACAGACCAGCAGCCCGACATCATCTCCAACGGAAGCATTTTGTCCAACGAG actAAACACCAGCGAGCAGAGCTCAGCTATCTAGTTGACAGACCTCGCCGAGTTAACAG TTCTGCATTCCAGGAAGCCGACATAGTAAGCTCTAAGGACAGTGGTCATGGAGACAGTGAACAGGGAGATAGTGATCATGACGCCACCAACCGCGGCCAGTCAGCTG GTATGGATCTCTTCTCCAACTGCACCGAGGAATGTAAAGCACTTGGCCACTCAGATCGGTGCTGGATGCCCTCCTTTGTCCCTTCTGATGGACGCCAGGCTGCTGATTATCGTAGCAATCTGCATGTTCCTGGCATGGACTCTGTTCCAGACACTGAAGTGTTTGAAACTCCAGAAGCCCAGCCCGGGGCGGAGAGGTCCTTCTCCACCTTCGGCAAAGAGAAGGCCCTTCACAGCACCCTGGAGAGGAAGGAGCTGGATGGACTGCTGTCTAATACACGAGCGCCTTACAAACCACCATATTTGA
- the PCDH10 gene encoding protocadherin-10 isoform X1, with product MIVLLFFALLWMVEGVFSQLHYTVQEEQEHGTFVGNIAEDLGLDITKLSARGFQTAPNSRTPYLDLNLETGVLYVNEKIDREQICKQSPSCVLHLEVFLENPLELFRVEIEVLDINDNPPSFPEPDLTVEISESATPGTRFPLESAFDPDVGTNSLRDYEITPNSYFSLDVQTQGDGNRFAELVLEKPLDREQQAVHRYVLTAVDGGGGGGGEGGGGGGGGGGLLPQQQRTGTALLTIRVLDSNDNVPAFDQPVYTVSLPENSPPGTLVIQLNATDPDEGQNGEVVYSFSSHISPRARELFGLSPRTGRLEVSGELDYEESPVYQVYVQAKDLGPNAVPAHCKVIVRVLDANDNAPEISFSTVKEAVSEGAAPGTVVALFSVTDRDSEENGQVQCELLGDVPFRLKSSFKNYYTIVTEAPLDREAGDSYTLTVVARDRGEPALSTSKSIQVQVSDVNDNAPRFSQPVYDVYVTENNVPGAYIYAVSATDRDEGANAQLAYSILECQIQGMSVFTYVSINSENGYLYALRSFDYEQLKDFSFQVEARDAGSPQALAGNATVNILIVDQNDNAPAIVAPLPGRNGTPAREVLPRSAEPGYLLTRVAAVDADDGENARLTYSIVRGNEMNLFRMDWRTGELRTARRVPAKRDPQRPYELVIEVRDHGQPPLSSTATLVVQLVDGAVEPQGGGGGGGGGSGEHQRPSRSGGGETSLDLTLILIIALGSVSFIFLLAMIVLAVRCQKEKKLNIYTCLASDCCLCCCCGSGGSTCCGRQARARKKKLSKSDIMLVQSSNVPSNPAQVPVEESGGFGSHHHNQNYCYQVCLTPESAKTDLMFLKPCSPSRSTDTEHNPCGAIVTGYTDQQPDIISNGSILSNETKHQRAELSYLVDRPRRVNSSAFQEADIVSSKDSGHGDSEQGDSDHDATNRGQSAGMDLFSNCTEECKALGHSDRCWMPSFVPSDGRQAADYRSNLHVPGMDSVPDTEVFETPEAQPGAERSFSTFGKEKALHSTLERKELDGLLSNTRAPYKPPYLNHFHPFSYFVHWK from the exons ATGATTGTGCTATTATTCTTTGCCTTGCTCTGGATGGTGGAAGGAGTCTTTTCCCAGCTTCACTACACGGTGCAGGAGGAGCAGGAACATGGCACTTTCGTGGGGAATATCGCTGAAGATCTGGGCTTGGACATTACAAAACTTTCGGCTCGCGGCTTTCAAACGGCTCCCAACTCTCGGACCCCTTACTTGGACCTCAACCTGGAGACCGGGGTGTTGTACGTGAATGAGAAGATTGACCGCGAGCAAATCTGCAAGCAGAGCCCCTCCTGCGTCCTGCACCTGGAGGTCttcctggagaaccccttggAGCTGTTCCGGGTGGAGATCGAGGTGCTGGACATCAACGACAATCCCCCCTCCTTCCCGGAGCCGGACCTGACCGTAGAGATCTCTGAGAGCGCCACGCCGGGCACCCGCTTCCCCTTGGAGAGCGCATTCGACCCAGATGTGGGTACCAACTCCTTGCGCGACTACGAGATCACCCCCAACAGCTACTTCTCCCTGGACGTGCAGACCCAGGGGGATGGCAACCGATTCGCCgagctggtgctggagaagcctctggaCCGAGAGCAGCAAGCGGTGCACCGCTACGTGCTGACCGCGGTGgacgggggaggagggggaggcggagaaggaggaggaggcggcggcgggggagggggcctgCTCCCCCAGCAGCAGCGCACCGGCACGGCCCTACTCACCATCCGAGTGCTGGACTCAAACGACAATGTGCCCGCCTTCGACCAACCCGTCTACACTGTGTCCCTACCAGAGAACTCGCCGCCTGGTACGCTCGTGATCCAGCTTAACGCCACAGACCCAGATGAGGGCCAGAATGGAGAGGTCGTGTACTCCTTCAGCAGCCACATTTCGCCCCGGGCACGCGAGCTCTTCGGACTCTCCCCTCGCACCGGGCGGTTGGAGGTGAGCGGCGAGCTGGACTACGAAGAGAGCCCGGTGTACCAAGTGTACGTTCAAGCCAAGGACCTGGGCCCCAACGCCGTGCCTGCGCACTGCAAGGTGATAGTGAGGGTGCTGGATGCTAACGACAACGCGCCGGAGATCAGCTTCAGCACCGTGAAGGAGGCGGTGAGCGAGGGCGCGGCGCCCGGCACGGTGGTGGCCTTGTTCAGTGTAACCGACCGCGACTCAGAGGAGAATGGGCAGGTGCAGTGCGAGCTGCTGGGGGATGTGCCGTTCCGCCTCAAGTCTTCCTTCAAGAACTACTATACCATCGTGACCGAGGCCCCTCTGGACCGAGAGGCGGGGGACTCCTACACCCTGACCGTGGTGGCTCGCGACCGGGGCGAGCCTGCACTCTCCACCAGTAAGTCCATCCAGGTGCAAGTGTCAGATGTGAACGACAACGCACCGCGCTTCAGCCAGCCGGTCTACGACGTGTATGTGACCGAAAACAACGTGCCAGGCGCCTACATCTACGCGGTGAGCGCCACAGACCGTGATGAGGGCGCCAACGCCCAGCTAGCCTACTCTATCCTGGAGTGCCAGATCCAGGGCATGAGCGTCTTCACTTACGTGTCCATCAACTCCGAGAACGGCTACCTGTATGCCCTGCGCTCCTTCGACTATGAACAGCTCAAGGACTTCAGCTTCCAAGTGGAAGCGCGGGACGCCGGTAGCCCCCAGGCACTGGCTGGCAACGCCACGGTCAACATCCTCATCGTGGATCAGAACGACAACGCTCCTGCTATCGTAGCCCCCCTTCCGGGGCGCAACGGGACTCCGGCGCGCGAGGTGCTGCCCCGCTCGGCTGAGCCCGGTTACCTGCTGACCCGCGTGGCCGCGGTGGACGCAGATGACGGCGAGAACGCCCGGCTCACCTACAGCATTGTGAGGGGTAACGAAATGAACCTCTTCCGCATGGATTGGCGCACCGGGGAGCTCCGTACAGCGCGCCGGGTGCCAGCCAAGCGCGACCCCCAGCGGCCTTACGAACTGGTGATCGAGGTGCGCGACCACGGGCaacctcccctgtcctccaccgcCACCTTGGTGGTGCAGCTGGTGGATGGCGCTGTCGAGCcccagggcgggggcgggggcgggggcggggggtcagGAGAGCACCAGCGCCCCAGCCGCTCCGGCGGCGGGGAGACGTCGCTGGACCTCACCCTTATCCTCATCATCGCGCTGGGCTCGGTATCCTTCATCTTCCTTCTGGCCATGATCGTGCTTGCCGTGCgttgccagaaagagaaaaagctgaATATTTACACGTGTCTGGCCAGCGactgctgcctctgctgctgctgtggcagCGGGGGGTCGACCTGCTGTGGCCGCCAAGCCCGGGCGCGCAAGAAGAAACTCAGCAAGTCGGACATCATGCTGGTTCAAAGCTCCAACGTACCCAGTAACCCGGCCCAGGTGCCGGTGGAGGAGTCCGGGGGCTTTGGCTCCCATCACCACAACCAGAATTACTGCTACCAGGTCTGCCTGACCCCCGAGTCCGCCAAAACCGACCTGATGTTCCTTAAGCCCTGCAGCCCATCGCGGAGTACGGACACTGAGCACAACCCCTGCGGGGCCATCGTCACCGGTTACACAGACCAGCAGCCCGACATCATCTCCAACGGAAGCATTTTGTCCAACGAG actAAACACCAGCGAGCAGAGCTCAGCTATCTAGTTGACAGACCTCGCCGAGTTAACAG TTCTGCATTCCAGGAAGCCGACATAGTAAGCTCTAAGGACAGTGGTCATGGAGACAGTGAACAGGGAGATAGTGATCATGACGCCACCAACCGCGGCCAGTCAGCTG GTATGGATCTCTTCTCCAACTGCACCGAGGAATGTAAAGCACTTGGCCACTCAGATCGGTGCTGGATGCCCTCCTTTGTCCCTTCTGATGGACGCCAGGCTGCTGATTATCGTAGCAATCTGCATGTTCCTGGCATGGACTCTGTTCCAGACACTGAAGTGTTTGAAACTCCAGAAGCCCAGCCCGGGGCGGAGAGGTCCTTCTCCACCTTCGGCAAAGAGAAGGCCCTTCACAGCACCCTGGAGAGGAAGGAGCTGGATGGACTGCTGTCTAATACACGAGCGCCTTACAAACCACCATATTTGA AtcattttcatcctttttcttattttgtacaTTGGAAGTAA